ctgccttcctctcccccactctgtcttcctctcccccactctgtcttcctctcccccactctgtcttcctctccccccactctgccttcctctcccccactctgccttcctctccccccactctgtcttcctctccccccactctgtcttcctctcccccactctgtcttcctctcccccactctgtcttcctctccccccactctgtcttcctctcccccactctgtcttcctctccccccactctgtcttcctctcccccactctgtcttcctctccccccactctgccttcctctccccccactctgtcttcctctcccccactctgtcttcctctcccccactctgtcttcctctcccccactctgtcttcctctcccccactctgccttcctctcccccactctgcCTTCCTATCCCCCACTCTGccttcctctccccccactctgccttcctctccccccactctgccttcctctcccccactctgccttcctctcccccactctgtcttcctctcccccactctgccttcctctcccccactctgccttcctctcccccactctgcCTTCCTCGTCTttagctatctctctctcatctcccccactctgtcttcctctcccccactctgtcttcctctcccccactctgtcttcctctcccccactctgtcttcctctcccccactctgcCTTCCTCGTCtttagctatctctctctctctcatctcccccactctgccttcctctcccccactctgtcttcctctcccccactctgtcttcctctcccccactctgccttcctctcccccactctgccttcctctcccccactctgccttcctctccccccactctgccttcctctcccccactctgcCTTCCTCGTCtttagctatctctctctctctcatctcccccactctgccttcctctcccccactctgcCTTCCTCGTCTTTAGCCatctctttcttctctccttACTCTCTCTGATCTCTCACATGAGTGCCTTTTCTACTCGCTTCCTGGTGGTGGAGTGAATGGAACCTCCTGTAGTAAAACTTCACTCAATCTccccatttctctccctctcgctcttcaTTTCAGTGATTCATGCTCCCTTCTCTGTGTGGTGCTGTGTGTTTTTGACAGAGTTTTGAGGCAAAGGTTGTAACTAGGTAGTTGACTGACGCATACATGGTTAACTGTGTGTATTTTGGCAACGTTGTGTGGTGAGGGTTGAAATTGACTGGAATGTAGACACACACAGTGCCAGTGGAGTTGAAAGGTTTTCCAGCCTGTGCTCTGTGCTGGCCTCGGGCCTCCTCTGCTCTGACGAAGGGAGATCTTTTGTCTCACGCAGAGTTCACACAGAGGTCACACGCAGCACTGCTGTCACTAAACAGGAGCCCACGTCAAAACAAAGCAATGGCGCAGAAACATCAGGTCAGTGTGTCCTAATGTGCTCTCTCATACGTAGAAGCTGCATTGGGCTTTTTATACAGTATGCATTCCAATGTATTATCGGGTGGTCGTAGAGTCGGTGTGTGGCGTGTTTGTGTGTTGTATATAGACTTGACTCTGGTCTATACAGCTTGTGTGATTAAGCCACTCCAGATTGAGGAAAGGGCATGGTGAGAGGAATGCCGctctaaagtgtgtgtgtgtgggagcagAGATGGTGGGAAGGCTTTGTGTCTCAGGGGAGAAACatgagagggaaagggggatggATAGGCACTGAGAAGGGTAGAGAAGAGGCGGCAGGTTGCAAAGCTCAACAGTGAGAAGGTTAGACAGGAGAGGGTTGAAATGTTGACATGAACAGGTATGTCTTCATGCTCTCTCCATACTTGTAAGGtgacgtgtgtctgtgtgagaggagGAGTAACGTGATACAGCTCTCCCACCATCAttctgccctccctctctcctctttctccctcagttTCCCTCTATTCAGTCTCTCCTACTGAAGTAACACTACagcgcattctctctctctttttccctcactCATGATGAGGCTGCCTTTGCAGCAACCAGCAAAGTACATTCCATCCAGGGTGGCGTTCAGCTCTGAGTTCTAGACGGTTGGGTCAGTGGCATGTCGACAGAACCTCcactcaacaacaacaagacTAGCTGTGATTCTCTACATCCAGGGTGGCGTTCAGCTCTGAGTTCTAGACGGTTGGGTCAGTGGCATGTCGACAGAACCTCcactcaacaacaacaagacTAGCTGTGATTCTCTACATCCTATTCAATTTTCTCTCAGCTGCTGTTGTTTCCGTCATCCTCAGGCCTCGTCTATTAGTCAGTGAGGgactgtttctctcgctctctctctcgttctcttttgTTCTCTTTCCTGCTTTTTTTCCTGCTTTTTCTTTGTTCCCTTGCTCCACTTGAAGCacatagcgagagagagactggcttGTTTTGTAATTGTTGGGAAATACTTTCTGTGGCCTCGTGCTTAGCCCCCTCCTCCCGCCTTCCAGCGGCTGTTTTCCTGTCGTAGCTGGGAACGGACTGAGGCAAGACTGTTTTCCTGTTGTGACGTCACTTACTGACATACTTCTTTTctgttctatttctctctctctcgccttttctgtctttctctctcgatCCACTGTGTTCTGGCCATAGTTGGACAAGGCTTTTAGGAAAAGTCTGagattccctctcctcctctagtgtTTGCGTGCGCATTGCCTTGAGTCGTGAGAAAGCCAGATGCTGAGACCAGCTTGACTTTGGATATCGCTTCGCATGGTAAGAAGTCTCATTCTGTTTTTCTCCatgttccctctctcgctctctgtcttgctctgtctctctctcgtgtgtgtgtggtacagtTGTATTCAAGCTACGTCGCGCTGGCGTGCTATAGGGACTCAGTATAGGGAATGTAAAATTAAGGGAGCTGTGTGGTACTCTAGCCATTCCACAGCTGTTTGGCTAACACAGAGAGAAGGCACTTCCTCTAAGTTTGGGTTGGGATGAGAGATGATTAGCTGGAGAGTAGGAGAGTGTGAGATGATGATTTTAACAGTAAGCAGTAAAGCATACTCCCTATCAGGATGTTGTGCTCAAAGTCTTAAAGTATTGGATTTCACCTTGGCTCTATCACTAACAGTATCCTATGGTTTGTTGTCAAACTTGCACTGTGGCAGTGCACAATTATTCATTCTCGCGGTAAATCCCTCAGTGTTGTATTTAAGTTACGGTTAGAGCAAGTCATATTTGTGTTAGGTCGAGTGTGTACAGCTAGTGATGTGCTCACCCTATCACTAACACAGTTCATTCACACCTCTGTGTATGTGTTTGCTAGTCCTGGCTCAGATGGACTGGATCACTGAAATAGCTCAGACTCCGCCCACCTTTTAGTGTATCAATGGAGTTATCCTCAGAATCTCACACTAATAACAATGTAACCCCTCATCTTCCAATATGCCCACATATCATTGTGCTGTTTTCCCCTCTGCTCAATAGTCATATCTAAAGAGGTTGAGCTCCAGTAGAGTTGCATTGATCTCCCGGCCAGCCAATTGCCCGTGACACtgacaacaacacaatgtaataGGAATCCATTTACACTGAGTTAGGACTGTGTGACGGACATCTTTCTTCCACAAAGCACATGAGATGGAGGGGAGGAACAAGGGAGGGAAGCACAACAATCTTGGCGATAAGGGACGTGGCTATGAGAGATGAGAGCtaaggggagacagggaggataGGATGTAAAATTAACTTAATCAGAGAATCTGCCATTTTAATAGCTCTGCGTGTGCAAAACTACGTATCTGTTCATGTCCGTTTTGTCTGTGCCTGTGTCGGTTCAAAACTGCTGTCACTTGTTTGATATTGTCTGCTATAATGCGTCTTCAAGGCGCGTATGAGTCTGTCTGTGGCCTTGTATTGTCCGGCCAGTCTCTGTGTTTGATATGCTAACAACGACACTGCCAACGCCAGCCAGCTAGCAGTGGCCATCTACATGCCAGCTCCTCTCACCTATACTAACAGAGGAGAGGTCTACCAGAATAACTAGATGTTCCTATTCCTCTGCTTTCTCTACTCTGCTCTTCATCCCTTTCTCTACTCCTTTACTCAACCCTTCCCCCCTCCTGtcatctccctcctttcctctctcctctgttcatcACTCCGTATTTCCTCCCTTAAGGCACGGACACACCGGTAGTGTTTGCTGGCcgagagtacttagcacctctgaacagagtgctAGATGTAATTTGCAAACCGATTCTACATGTAGAATTGCACGAAAATGTTGGCAGTCAGACACCCACTGGCAGGGTGATTCCTAAAACATTGCGCCAAGCGAATGGCGAACGAACGGCAGATAAACGGCAGATCAACGTACGTTCCAGTGTTTGAGCTCCCTTACACCCATCTCCTCTCTTACGGGCTCGCTCTCCCCCTTCTTTTTCTATTCCTCATCCCCCTTTCACTCTCTATAACcaatctcctctccactcctcccttcctcatcacctctcctccacccatcTCATCttgtcctctccactcctcccttcCTCATTGCCTCTCCTCCACCCATCTGctctcctgtcatctctctctcgcttgctctctctcccacATTTCCTCTCCTCCACAGCTCAAACTATATTCAAGAGAATATAGAGGCCCTGATTAGTATAAACTCCAGATGGTTTGGTGTGTGTGCCTTCACACACTGGCCACAAGGGTcaagagtgcacacacacacacacacacacacacacacacacacacacacacacacacacacacagagagattgtACTTCTTCACACACGTGACTGCAGACATCTTGGTAATAAAGTTGAGATCAGGAGAGTAATGGTCATTCTTTCTATTCAATGCTGCTCCATTATGCACCATTGACCTCAatttctttcctctcttctctctttagtTTGTCATCTAATTGTCTGCCCTGGTGTTTCCCCCCAGGGGTCATATCAGTGGTCATATTGATGACTAGTAGCTTCCCTAAGACGAGACGCAACACTCATTGCAAAAGACGGGCTAGCTCAGTCAGCAAGCAAGTGTCTGTGTCATGCACAGatgcacacagacgcacacaccaGACAGATGCACACGCACCAGGCAGACGCACCAGGcagacgcagacacacacacacacatacaccaggcagacacacacacacacacacacatacaccaggcagacacacacacacacacacaccaggcagacacacagaccaggcagacacacagacacacacagaccaggcagacacacagacacacacagaccaggcagacacacagaccaggcagacacacagaccaggcagacacacagacgcagacagacacacacacacacacacacacaccgggcaGACACCAGCCAGACATAGACTGACAggcagacacaccagacaggatgcaggcagacagacacaccagacaggatgcaggcagacagacagactatcTGATGGAGTAGCACTGATCAGTAAGTCTCAGTGGGCCTCATTACATTATGCGTTGTGATAAATCACACCCTTCAGTCATTTATAGACTTATAAATGAAAAAATGTGTTAATGAAAGATGTGTAGCTTTAATTTGTATAGAGCCAGCGCAGTGTAAATGTGGTCTGAAACACACAGGCACGTACGTCCTACTTCGCACAGACAGTAGTTTGTCAGTGTTTGTTATGTGGTTATTAAATCTGGAGCTGGCTAGCCTCCTCTGCctcaccacctctctctttctctccccctcacccccctGGTGTTGGGGTTCAGAGTGTGTCCCAGCAGCCGCTCTGCTCTCTCAGGGAGGTGCAAGGTGCCAGTTAAGTGtcctctctatctgttctctggAATTAGAGTAGGTCTCTTTCCTCAAACAGGGAGGGAGTGTTTTTGGAACAGGAAATTTGGAACAGCTGGGCCCAGGGCTGGGAAACATGGACGCACAGGGGTGTCAGTGGGTTTATGGGAAATAAAGTGGCAGGATGACTGTGCCAGAGATAGTCATGTAAAATCTGTCACGGTAACTGACTGTTTTGAAGTCTTTGTTGTGGAATGgtttctccaatctttttggtcTTGTTTAGTCGCCAGTCCTTCTAAAAGGACCCTCATAAAATCTGAATCACCCAGAGGAATGTTAGCGTTCTGTCTAGGATATACTTCCTTTTTAAGAACCCACACAGGCCTTTTcattgtgtgtatgtgcatgtgagtGACCCCACAATAGTCATGGGGTGTTTTGTTATACAATGTATGGTCCTCTGTTCATTatctggtgagtgtgtgtggttgAGACTGAGCGACTACATTTCTGGGGTGGTGCAGTCTCCCATAGTTTGAAAGTTCATGTCTGGTTTGACACACGCACGCAGAGTGTATCTGTAGCGTTGGGGCCCTTGgagtgtttattttttatttattttatttatttcacctttatttaaccaggtaagccagttgagaacaagttctcatttacaactgcgacctggccaagataaagcaaagcagtgcgataaaaacaacacagagttacatatggggtaaaaacataaagtcaaaaatacaacagaaaatatatatacagtgtgtgcaaatgtagcaagttatggaggtaaggcaataaataggctatagtgcaaaataattacaatagtattaacactggaacgctagatgtgcaagagattatgtgcaaatagagatactggggtgcaaaagagcaaaataaataacaatatagggatgaggtagttgggtgggctaatttcagatgggctgtgtacaggtgcagtgatcggtaaggtgctctgacaactgatgcttaaagttagtgagggagataagagtctccagcttcagagattttcgcaattcgttccagtcattggcagcagagaactggaaggaatggcggccaaaggaggtgttggctttgggaatgaccagtgagatatacctgctggagcgcagactacgggtgggtgctgctatggtgaccaatgagctaagataaggcggggatttgcctagcagtgatttatagatggcctggagccagtgggtttgacgatgaacatgtagtgaggaccagccaacaagagcgtacaggtcacagtggtgggtagcgtatggggctttggagacaaaacggatggcactgtgatagactacatccaatttgctgagtagagtgttggaggctattttgtaaatgacatcgccgaagtcaaggatcggtaggatagtcagttttacgagggcatgtttggcagcatgagtgaaggaggctttgttgcgaaataggaagccgattctagatttaactttggattggagattctttatgtgagtctggaaggagagtttacagtctaaccaaacacctaggtatttgtagttgtccacatactctaggtcagacccgtcaagagtggtgattctagtcgggtgggcgggtgccagcagcgttcgattgaaaagcatgcatttagttttactagtgtttaagagcagttggaggctactgaaggagtgttgtatggcattgaagctcgtttggaggtttgttaacacagtgtccaatgaagggccagatgtatacaaaatggtgtcgtctgcgtagaggtggatctgagagtcaccagcagcaagagcgacatcattgatatacacggagaaaagtgtcggcccaagaattgaaccctgtggcacccccatagagactgccataggtccagacaacaggccctccgatttgacacactgaactctatctgagaagtagttggtgaaccaggcgaggcagtcatttgagaaaccaaggctatttagtctgccaataagaatgcggtggttgacagagtcgaaagccttggccaggtcgatgaagacggctgcacagtactgtctattatcaatcgcggttataatatcgtttaggaccttgagcgtggctgaagtgcacccatgaccagctcggaaaccggattgcatagcggagaaggtacggtggtattcgaaatggtcggtgatctgtttgttaacttggctttcaaatactttcgaaaggcagggcaggatggatataggtctgtagcagtttggatctagagtgtcaccccctttgaagagggggatgaccgcggcagctttccaatctctggggatctcagacgttatgagaggttgaacagactagtaataggggttgcgacaatttcggcggctagttttagaaagaaagggtccagattgtctagcccagctgatttgtaggggtccagattttgcagctctttcaaaacgtcagctgtctgaatttgtgtgaaggagaagcggggggggcatgggcaagtttcagcggagggtgcagagttggtggccggggtagtggtagccagatggaaagcatggccagctgtagcaaaatgcttgttgaaattctcgattattgtagatttatcgggtggtgatagtgtttcctagcctcagtgcagtgggcaactgggaggaagtgctcttattctccatggactttacagtgtcccaaaacttttttggagttagtgctacaggatgcaaatttctgtttgaaaaagtttgcctttgctttcctgactgcttgtgtatattggttcctaacttccctgaaaagttgcatatcgcgggggctatttgatgctaatgcagtacgccacaggatgtttttgtgctggtcaagggcagtcaagtctgaggagaaccaggggctatatcggttcttagttctgtattttttgaatggggcatgtttatttaagattgagaggaaattacttttaaaggaacaaccaggcatcctgtactgacggaatgagatctatatccatccaggatacctgggccaggtcaattaggaaggcctgctcgctaaagtgttttagggagcgtttgacagtgatgaggggtggtcgtttgaccgcggacctgctacggacgcaggcaataaggcaatgatcgctgagatcctggttgaagacagctgaggtgtatttagagggtatgttagtcaggatgatatctatgagggtacccatgtttacggatttagggttgtacctggtaggtttgttgataatttgcgtgaggttgagggcatctagtttggattgtaggatggccggggtattaagcatatcccaatttaggtcaccaagcagtacgaactctgaggataaatgggggggcaatcaattcacatatggtgtccaaggcacatctgggggctgaggggggtctgtagcaagcggcaacagtgagagacttatttctggaaaggtggatttttagaagtagaagctcaaactgtttgggcacagacctggatagtatgatagagctctgcaggctatctctacagtagattgcaactccaccccctttggcagttctatctagacggaaaatgttatagttggggatggaaatttcagaatttttggtggccttcctgagccaggattcagacactgctagaacatcagggttggcggagtgtgctaacgcagtgaataactcaaacttaggaagtagacttctgatgtttacgtgcaagaaaccaagacttttgcgattacagaagtcagcaaatgatagcgcctggggagtaggagtgatactgatggctgcagggcctgggttagcctctacatcaccagaggaacagaggaggactagaataaggatacggctaaaggctttaagaactggtcttctagtgcgttgggtacatagaataaagggggcagatttccgggtgttgtagaaaagattcagggcattatgtacagacaaggatatggaaggatatgagtaaagtgggggtaaacctaagcgttgggtaacaatgaaagagagagtatcactagaggcaccaattgagtcggtctctgcgtgtatggggggtgggacaaaggagctatctaaggcaggtttagttgggctgggggatctacagtgaaatagtacaattagaaataaccgaaacaacaataagctaaccatgtttgggctgaggctaaacataaacaggatgtagtaccgtaaaaaggaacagtccagcagacatcagctgtatagctgagttatcataaggtccggtgaacagcaataggatagttcggaggctgctaaagcactagcaggtaagaggccacggctagcgtgtgctagcgggccggggctagcagatggaatcttcgtgggtCGAcgtcgtcgtaaccacatcagacgatttcgtcggcagaccagtcgtgtaggatcggcggggctccgtgtcaacactaggtggtcccgtccggttgacagagaggtagatagccgggagatgggcctagctcaggatgattagccagaccacagcgtccatttagttgaagctagctggtagcgatgaatccggagttaaaggtccagtgattcagtgattccggcagaaaaactgatatgttctgggtcgataacgcgctgtgcagactggccgaatatccggtgattaaatTAATCCagcagaaaaaaatccaatgttctgggtgaaataccgctaactgtggctaatagcaagtagctagttagctggctagctagtttcaactggagattctagataaaaggtaagtcaataatagaatccgttccacattgagtgaggcgggttgcaggaaagtatattttgtagaaggatgaaaagtctgatagggaaatatgtacgaaaaataaataaaaaaacagggtatttacaggctatttacagacgcacgacaaaaacagaactgcactacttcgccatcttggatggAGTGTGAGGCTGGTAACTGAGGAGGAATGTCTTCATGTGTTTGAGTGAGTCagtagaagagaagaagagttCATCCTCCCTTTTTGTTGCTCAGATGTTCCCCCTCTTCTTCCAGAGTGCTGTTAGGAACTACAGAGCAGCCTGCGGCTGTTTCAGACTGGTACATCTTTCTTTCTCTTGTGcgcttcctctcctccccctttctctactCTTGACTGTTTTTATTCTGGGTGAAGGAAGCCTTTTTTCAGTTGCAGCTGCATTAGCCTGTCTGTTTGAGAGTTGAATTTTGATATGTAAGGAAAATGGCCTTGTTGTATTATCTTGCCATAGCCGCAGTGTATAACATGAGTTTGGGAAAGTGAGAATATGTCATGATGATAAAGTCAAATAATGTtttcttctgtctctcctctaggaGCAAGGTTCCTTTCACAGTAGACTGAGTGTCTCTGTGAGAGCGTCTCTCAGCCAGGGACGACTGCCCTTCTGGCTACAGTGCTCATGAGGTAACGGCGGGAAGCCCCATACCACCCTCGCTCCGCCCTCCACCCCCACTCCCCTTTatccctccccccatccccctctccggCGATGGGTCAGAAGATCTCGGGCAGCATCAAGTCGGTTGACACACGGGGCGAGCCCTCATACCGGCCTGTCCGCCGTGAGCTGCGGGGTCCAGACTTCTGCCGGCCTCCTCGTCTGGACCTACTTCTGGACATGCCCCCTGCGACCTCTGACCTACAGCTCCACCACGCCTGGAACCCAGAGGACCGCTCGCTCAACGTCTTTGTCAAGGAGGACGACAAGCTGACCTTCCACCGCCACCCGGTGGCCCAGAGCACCGACTGCATCCGCGGCCAGGTGGGTTACACACGGGGGCTCCATGTCTGGCGGATCCACTGGCCGGCGAGACAGCGAGGAACACATGCTGTCGTAGGGGTGGGCACGGCTGACTCTCTTCTACACTCTGTGGGTTACACAGCCCTGGTGGGTTCTGACTGTGAGTCATGGGGCTGGGACTTGGGCCGGAACAGACTCTACCACGACAGTAAGAACCGGCCTGCCTCCACCTCGGCACCAACGTACCCGTGTTTCCTGGAGGCAGACGAGTCGTTTGTTCTGCCTGATGCCCTGCTGGTGGTGCTGGACATGGACGAGGGCACGCTCAGCTTCATGGTGGACGGCCAGTACCTGGGCGTGGCTTTCAGAGGGTTAAAAGGCAAGAGGCTGTACCCCATCGTCAGCGCCGTGTGGGGACATTGTGAGGTCTCCATCCGCTACGTCAATGGACTGGATCGTAAGTCATTGTCCTTATGCCCTGACAGTGGGAAACATCTCTCTCACCCTACTGTCtgttcctctctttctgtctacctctctctctctctctccctctttctgtttacctctctctctctctccctctttctgtttacctctctctctctctctccctctttctgtttacctctctctattcctctccctctttctgtctacctctctctctctctacctctctctctctctctacctctctctctctctctccctctttctgtttacctctctctctctctccctctttctgtttacctctctctattcctctccctctttctgtctacctctctctctctctctctctctccctctttctgtctacctctctctctctctccctctttctgtctacctctctctctctctctctctctccctctttctgtctacctctctcttcctctctcctttctgtctGCCTCTTGCTCTCTCTGGCTGTTTtgtcttctgtgtgtgttctgtctgtctacaTGATATTGTGGGATTT
The DNA window shown above is from Coregonus clupeaformis isolate EN_2021a chromosome 6, ASM2061545v1, whole genome shotgun sequence and carries:
- the LOC121567699 gene encoding SPRY domain-containing SOCS box protein 4, whose protein sequence is MGQKISGSIKSVDTRGEPSYRPVRRELRGPDFCRPPRLDLLLDMPPATSDLQLHHAWNPEDRSLNVFVKEDDKLTFHRHPVAQSTDCIRGQVGYTRGLHVWRIHWPARQRGTHAVVGVGTADSLLHSVGYTALVGSDCESWGWDLGRNRLYHDSKNRPASTSAPTYPCFLEADESFVLPDALLVVLDMDEGTLSFMVDGQYLGVAFRGLKGKRLYPIVSAVWGHCEVSIRYVNGLDPEPLPLMDLCRRVARLALGRDRVNQIDTLPLPETIKNYLQYQ